From Bradyrhizobium symbiodeficiens, the proteins below share one genomic window:
- a CDS encoding ABC transporter permease, whose protein sequence is MTDATLKDTITRRRISLPAIPVSVALAVTWIVAMLVIAAFAEKIAPYGYTQLDLRNRLSTPGNVAHWLGTDELGRDVLSRLLVSIRISLLIAFGATAISAIVGTTLGFLAAHFRGAVEQFVLMLTDFQASMPFLIMALAVLAFFGNSLPLLIGLMGMFGWERYARIARGLAISANAQGYAAAVRQLGATPPRIYLRHILPNIASTLIVSTTLVFPEVILMESGLSFLGLGVQPPMTSLGNMVGYGREYLTRAPWIMLAPAATIVVTTLAVSVIGDWLRDRLDPTLQ, encoded by the coding sequence ATGACCGACGCCACGCTGAAGGACACCATCACCCGCCGCCGCATCAGTCTCCCGGCGATTCCGGTGTCAGTCGCCCTTGCGGTGACCTGGATCGTCGCCATGCTGGTGATCGCAGCCTTCGCCGAGAAGATCGCACCCTATGGCTACACCCAGCTCGACCTGCGCAACCGGCTCTCGACGCCCGGCAATGTCGCGCACTGGCTCGGCACCGACGAACTCGGTCGCGACGTGCTGTCGCGGCTGCTGGTCTCGATCCGCATCTCGCTCCTGATCGCCTTCGGCGCGACCGCGATCTCGGCGATCGTCGGCACCACGCTCGGCTTCCTCGCCGCGCATTTTCGCGGCGCCGTGGAGCAATTCGTGCTGATGCTGACCGACTTCCAGGCCAGCATGCCGTTCCTGATCATGGCGCTCGCCGTGCTCGCCTTCTTCGGCAATTCGCTGCCGCTGCTGATCGGACTGATGGGCATGTTCGGCTGGGAACGCTACGCCCGCATCGCCCGCGGCCTTGCCATCTCCGCCAATGCGCAGGGCTACGCCGCCGCGGTCCGCCAATTAGGGGCGACGCCGCCCCGGATTTACCTGCGCCACATCCTGCCCAACATCGCCTCGACCCTGATCGTCTCGACCACGCTGGTTTTTCCCGAGGTGATCCTGATGGAGTCAGGTCTGTCCTTCCTCGGCCTCGGCGTGCAGCCGCCGATGACCAGCCTCGGCAATATGGTCGGCTACGGCCGCGAGTACCTGACCCGGGCGCCCTGGATCATGCTGGCGCCGGCGGCCACCATCGTCGTGACCACGCTGGCGGTGTCCGTGATCGGCGACTGGCTGCGAGACCGGCTCGATCCGACCCTGCAATAG
- a CDS encoding ABC transporter substrate-binding protein — translation MSKFTRRTILKTGGAAAGTLLLPRFAVAQGDNRPSVTIAVQKVTNANVLDVLREQSNVGERVFFSSIWEGLISKNWRGNLEAVPGLATEWRRIDDQTVEVKLRQGVKFHNGDELTAEDVVFTFSRERMFGETEAKSRSTIQAFEKIPTPRPGKELPPDVPAVARRIWPDLVRVDAVDKYTVRFYNATPDVTIEGRLSRYGSDIMNRRAWDESASYLDWARKPVTTGPYRVVELKPDVSLTLEAHDEYWGGRPPLKRIRFLEVPEVASRINGLLSGEYQFACDIPPDQIAGIEKNAAFEVQGGTILNHRLTVFDKNHAQLANPLVRRAFTHAIDRQAIVDSLWAGRTRVPKGLQWEFYGDMFNADWSVPAYDPKLAQDLLKQANYKGDPIPYRLLNNYYTNQVATAQVLVEMWKSVGLNVQIETKENWSQIMERAPTRAVRDWSNSAAFNDPVSSLVAQHGPNGQQQQIGEWTNVELNKLSEFLETSTDRPARKKAFRRMLEIAEREDPAYTVLHQNATFTAKPKSIKWKASPAFAMDFRAGNFEA, via the coding sequence ATGAGCAAATTCACCCGTCGCACCATCCTGAAAACCGGCGGCGCTGCCGCAGGCACGCTGCTGCTGCCGCGCTTTGCCGTCGCGCAGGGCGACAACCGTCCGTCAGTGACGATCGCCGTGCAGAAGGTGACGAACGCGAACGTGCTCGACGTGCTGCGCGAGCAGTCCAACGTCGGCGAGCGCGTGTTCTTCTCCTCGATCTGGGAAGGCCTGATCTCCAAGAACTGGCGCGGCAATTTGGAAGCCGTGCCGGGCCTTGCCACCGAATGGCGCCGCATCGACGACCAGACCGTCGAGGTGAAGCTGCGCCAGGGCGTCAAGTTCCACAACGGCGACGAACTGACCGCAGAGGACGTCGTCTTCACCTTCAGCCGAGAGCGCATGTTCGGCGAGACCGAGGCCAAGAGCCGCTCGACCATCCAGGCCTTCGAGAAGATCCCGACGCCGCGGCCGGGCAAGGAATTGCCGCCTGATGTCCCCGCGGTCGCACGCCGGATCTGGCCGGACCTCGTGCGCGTCGATGCCGTCGATAAATACACCGTGCGTTTCTACAACGCGACGCCCGACGTCACCATTGAGGGCCGCCTGTCGCGCTACGGCTCCGACATCATGAACCGCCGCGCCTGGGACGAATCGGCGAGCTATCTCGACTGGGCGCGCAAGCCCGTGACGACCGGGCCCTACAGGGTCGTCGAGCTCAAGCCCGACGTGTCGCTGACGCTTGAAGCGCATGACGAATATTGGGGCGGCCGGCCGCCGCTCAAGCGCATCCGTTTCCTCGAAGTGCCCGAAGTCGCAAGCCGGATCAACGGCCTCTTGTCGGGCGAGTACCAGTTCGCCTGCGACATCCCGCCGGACCAGATCGCCGGCATCGAGAAAAACGCGGCGTTCGAAGTGCAGGGCGGCACTATCCTCAATCACCGCCTGACCGTGTTCGACAAGAACCACGCCCAGCTCGCCAATCCCTTGGTGCGCCGCGCCTTCACCCACGCGATCGACCGCCAGGCCATCGTCGACAGCCTGTGGGCCGGCCGCACCCGCGTGCCGAAGGGCCTTCAATGGGAGTTCTACGGCGACATGTTCAACGCCGACTGGAGCGTGCCGGCCTATGATCCCAAGCTCGCGCAGGATCTGTTGAAGCAGGCCAATTACAAGGGCGATCCGATTCCCTATCGCCTGCTCAACAATTACTACACCAACCAGGTCGCGACCGCGCAGGTGCTGGTCGAGATGTGGAAGTCGGTCGGCCTCAACGTCCAGATCGAGACCAAGGAGAACTGGTCGCAGATCATGGAGCGCGCTCCCACCCGCGCCGTGCGCGACTGGTCGAACTCGGCCGCCTTCAACGATCCCGTCTCCTCGCTGGTCGCCCAGCACGGCCCCAACGGCCAGCAGCAGCAGATCGGCGAATGGACCAATGTCGAGCTGAATAAGCTCTCCGAATTCCTGGAGACTTCGACCGACCGGCCCGCGCGCAAGAAGGCGTTCCGCCGCATGCTGGAGATCGCCGAGCGCGAGGATCCCGCCTACACGGTGCTGCACCAGAACGCGACCTTCACGGCAAAGCCGAAATCGATCAAGTGGAAGGCATCGCCGGCCTTCGCGATGGATTTCCGAGCCGGCAATTTCGAGGCGTGA
- the pncA gene encoding bifunctional nicotinamidase/pyrazinamidase, translating into MSPTMQISDRDVLLVIDVQNDFCTGGALAVPGGEKVVPAVNRIAQKFANVVLTQDWHPRDHVSFAPNHAGKQPFETIDLDCGTQVLWPAHCVQGSSGAEFHRDLDVVRANLVVRKGFRRGIDSYSALFENDKRTPTGLLGYLRERELKTVFVAGLALDFCVRFSAEDARKAGFEVVVIEDACRGIDLDGSVATTHRSFRDLGISIVSLEAFL; encoded by the coding sequence ATGAGCCCGACGATGCAGATTTCCGACCGCGACGTGCTGCTGGTGATCGACGTGCAGAACGATTTCTGCACCGGCGGTGCGCTCGCCGTTCCCGGCGGCGAGAAGGTGGTCCCCGCCGTGAACCGGATCGCCCAAAAATTCGCCAATGTGGTGCTGACCCAGGACTGGCATCCGCGCGACCACGTCTCGTTTGCGCCGAATCATGCGGGCAAGCAGCCGTTCGAGACCATCGATCTCGACTGCGGCACCCAGGTACTCTGGCCGGCGCATTGTGTGCAGGGTAGCTCGGGCGCGGAGTTCCATCGCGATCTCGATGTGGTCAGGGCAAACCTCGTGGTGCGCAAGGGCTTTCGCCGTGGCATCGATTCCTATTCGGCGCTGTTCGAGAACGACAAGCGGACGCCGACCGGCCTGCTTGGATATCTGCGCGAACGCGAGCTGAAGACCGTGTTCGTCGCCGGCCTCGCGCTCGACTTCTGCGTCCGCTTCTCGGCGGAGGACGCCCGCAAGGCAGGATTCGAGGTCGTCGTCATCGAGGACGCCTGCCGTGGCATCGATCTCGATGGCTCGGTCGCCACGACCCATCGGAGTTTTCGGGACCTCGGCATCTCCATCGTGAGCCTGGAGGCGTTCCTGTGA
- the glk gene encoding glucokinase: MNIGKTGQILLADIGGTNARFALIRSEFGQGDLSNVDQAGPIDYVKVADFPTVREAIADVLARRSGGEPPQRAVLAVAGPVTNNRCVMTNSPWVIDGNELQPALGFDSVHVLNDFEVVAWSLPALQLADLIPLGGGDGLPGEPLLVVGPGTGFGVSCLVERHGARLAVVTEAGHATLPAEDEREERVIACLRRRLGHVSIERGALSGSGLQNLYEALAEVDGAQVPHREAAAITKAALEGSCFVSRAALEMFCAILGSVAGNLAVTFGARGGVYVAGGIVPRFPEFLLASAFRARFEAKGRFQDYLRNIPTRLVIKPDASFVGLKMFADSNPN; this comes from the coding sequence ATGAATATCGGCAAGACAGGACAGATTCTTCTCGCCGATATCGGCGGCACCAATGCGCGCTTCGCGCTGATCCGAAGCGAATTCGGCCAGGGCGACCTGAGCAACGTCGATCAGGCCGGGCCGATCGATTACGTCAAGGTCGCCGACTTCCCGACCGTCCGGGAAGCCATCGCCGACGTTCTGGCGCGCCGGTCAGGCGGCGAGCCGCCGCAACGAGCCGTGCTGGCCGTGGCGGGTCCCGTCACCAACAACCGCTGCGTCATGACCAACAGCCCCTGGGTCATCGACGGCAACGAGTTGCAGCCGGCTCTCGGCTTCGACAGCGTCCATGTGCTGAACGATTTCGAGGTGGTGGCCTGGTCCCTGCCCGCCCTGCAGCTCGCCGATCTGATCCCGCTCGGCGGAGGCGATGGCCTGCCCGGAGAGCCGCTCCTGGTGGTCGGACCCGGAACCGGCTTTGGCGTCTCCTGCCTGGTCGAGCGCCATGGCGCGCGGCTGGCGGTCGTTACCGAAGCCGGACACGCGACCCTTCCGGCGGAGGACGAGCGCGAGGAACGTGTGATCGCGTGCTTGCGCCGGCGCCTCGGCCACGTCTCCATCGAGCGTGGCGCACTCTCGGGTTCAGGACTGCAAAACCTCTACGAAGCCCTGGCCGAAGTCGACGGCGCTCAGGTGCCGCATCGCGAGGCTGCCGCCATCACCAAGGCGGCGCTGGAGGGCAGTTGTTTCGTTAGCCGCGCGGCGCTGGAGATGTTTTGCGCCATCCTTGGCTCGGTCGCCGGCAATCTCGCGGTGACGTTCGGCGCGCGCGGCGGTGTCTATGTCGCCGGCGGTATCGTGCCGCGCTTTCCCGAGTTCCTTCTCGCCTCCGCGTTCCGGGCGCGCTTCGAAGCCAAGGGACGCTTCCAGGATTATCTGCGCAATATCCCGACCAGGCTCGTGATCAAGCCGGATGCGAGCTTCGTCGGCCTGAAAATGTTCGCCGACTCCAACCCGAATTGA
- a CDS encoding response regulator, giving the protein MADGLSVFLVEDEALIRMMMADMVVELGHHVVAEADNVRDASAFAMTAQYDMAILDINLMGVYVDPVADLIERRGKPFMFATGYGPELLPSLLRRRPILRKPIAMDQLKAMIDSLFPGASVKAPH; this is encoded by the coding sequence ATGGCGGACGGACTCTCCGTTTTCCTGGTCGAAGACGAGGCGTTGATCCGGATGATGATGGCCGACATGGTGGTGGAACTCGGCCACCACGTCGTCGCGGAAGCGGACAATGTCCGGGACGCGAGCGCGTTCGCCATGACCGCGCAATACGATATGGCCATCCTCGACATCAATCTGATGGGCGTCTACGTCGATCCCGTCGCCGACCTGATCGAACGGCGTGGAAAGCCGTTCATGTTCGCCACGGGGTACGGTCCGGAATTGTTGCCGTCCTTGCTCCGGCGCAGGCCGATCCTGCGCAAGCCGATCGCAATGGATCAGCTCAAGGCGATGATCGATTCCTTGTTTCCGGGAGCCTCGGTCAAAGCGCCGCACTGA
- a CDS encoding ABC transporter ATP-binding protein, which yields MSPPLVEVSEISRSYSMRSGMFGRAAAVHAVDGVSLIIPKGQTLGLVGESGSGKSTTGRIVLGLEPPDSGEVRFDGKPMAVPTTAAWRAQRARMQMIFQDPLGALDRRLPVATQIREPLDIHNLGTPADREDRVRELLRAVELTPAHGARYPGALSGGQRQRIVLARALATRPDFLVCDEPVSALDVSIQAQVVNLLCDLQAQLGLTLLFISHDLRVVRQISNVVAVMYLGRIVEIGSADDLFARPEHPYTQALVSASPAPGRRSAGRIVLAGDPPNPAARPQGCAFHPRCPRAIARCAREVPALSTVGGNRQVACHLVTGAETRDAA from the coding sequence ATGAGTCCGCCGCTCGTCGAGGTCTCCGAAATCTCCCGCAGTTATTCGATGCGTTCCGGCATGTTCGGCCGAGCTGCGGCCGTGCATGCTGTCGACGGCGTGTCGCTGATCATTCCCAAAGGCCAGACGCTGGGCCTCGTCGGCGAGTCCGGCTCGGGCAAGTCGACAACCGGCCGCATCGTCCTCGGCCTCGAGCCGCCCGACAGCGGCGAGGTGCGGTTCGACGGCAAGCCGATGGCTGTGCCGACAACGGCCGCATGGCGTGCGCAACGCGCGCGCATGCAGATGATCTTCCAGGATCCGCTGGGCGCGCTGGACCGGCGTTTGCCGGTCGCGACGCAGATCCGCGAACCTCTGGACATCCACAATCTTGGCACACCCGCCGATCGCGAGGACCGCGTGCGCGAATTGCTGCGTGCGGTCGAGCTGACGCCGGCGCATGGCGCGCGTTATCCGGGCGCGCTGTCCGGCGGCCAGCGCCAGCGTATCGTGCTGGCGCGGGCGCTCGCCACACGACCGGATTTCCTGGTCTGCGACGAGCCGGTCAGCGCGCTCGACGTCTCGATCCAGGCCCAGGTGGTGAACCTGCTCTGCGATCTCCAGGCGCAGCTGGGGCTGACGCTGCTGTTCATCAGCCACGATCTGCGCGTCGTCAGGCAGATCAGCAATGTCGTCGCGGTGATGTATCTCGGCCGCATCGTCGAGATCGGCAGCGCGGACGATCTGTTCGCGCGGCCCGAACATCCTTATACGCAAGCGCTGGTCTCGGCTTCGCCCGCGCCGGGCCGCCGCAGCGCAGGCCGCATCGTGCTGGCGGGCGATCCGCCGAATCCGGCCGCGCGCCCACAAGGCTGTGCCTTCCATCCGCGCTGCCCGCGCGCCATCGCGCGCTGTGCGCGCGAGGTGCCGGCGTTGTCGACCGTCGGCGGAAACAGGCAGGTCGCCTGTCATCTCGTCACCGGCGCCGAGACGCGGGACGCCGCGTGA
- a CDS encoding ABC transporter ATP-binding protein, with protein sequence MAPLVNIEGLSVAFNGVPVLRGVDLALGKGEALGLVGESGSGKSVTWLAALGLLPRHAKVTGSVRLDGREILGAPASELDQVRGGRVAMIFQDPASALNPVLTIRKQLCEALALHRDLQGNAVKAEARRLLDLVGIPDAGRRLEAYPHEFSGGQVQRIMIAMALAGNPDVLIADEPTTALDATIQAQILELLSSIRREFAMAMVLISHDLGVVAENCDRVAVMYAGRIVEQAPANQLFADPVHPYAQGLIGALPPLDGPRRRLTAIPGTVPDPAMMPDGCAFAPRCALASDPCGLGAPTLAPIASDRVVACIRAEASRHALLGIAAE encoded by the coding sequence GTGGCACCGCTGGTCAACATCGAGGGCCTCAGCGTCGCCTTCAACGGCGTACCGGTCCTGCGCGGCGTCGATCTCGCTCTCGGCAAGGGCGAGGCGCTCGGCCTCGTCGGCGAGTCCGGATCGGGCAAGTCAGTGACGTGGCTTGCCGCGCTCGGGCTGCTGCCGCGGCACGCCAAGGTCACGGGTTCGGTGCGGCTCGACGGACGCGAGATCCTGGGCGCGCCGGCTTCCGAGCTCGACCAGGTCAGGGGCGGGCGCGTCGCCATGATCTTTCAGGATCCGGCGAGCGCGCTCAACCCGGTGCTGACCATCCGCAAGCAGCTCTGCGAAGCGCTGGCGCTGCATCGGGATCTCCAAGGCAACGCCGTGAAGGCGGAAGCGCGGCGGCTGCTCGATCTCGTCGGCATTCCCGACGCTGGCCGGCGGCTGGAGGCCTATCCGCATGAATTCTCCGGAGGCCAGGTCCAGCGCATCATGATCGCGATGGCGCTCGCCGGAAATCCCGACGTTCTGATCGCGGACGAACCGACTACCGCACTCGACGCCACCATTCAGGCGCAGATTTTGGAGCTGCTGTCGTCGATCCGCCGCGAGTTTGCGATGGCGATGGTGCTGATCAGCCACGATCTCGGCGTCGTCGCTGAAAATTGCGACCGCGTCGCTGTGATGTATGCCGGCCGCATCGTCGAGCAGGCCCCGGCCAATCAGCTGTTCGCCGATCCCGTGCATCCCTATGCGCAGGGCCTGATCGGCGCGCTGCCGCCGCTCGATGGCCCCCGCCGCCGTCTCACTGCCATCCCGGGAACGGTGCCCGATCCCGCGATGATGCCTGATGGCTGCGCCTTCGCGCCGCGTTGCGCGCTGGCATCTGATCCCTGTGGTCTCGGCGCGCCGACCCTGGCACCGATCGCGAGCGATCGTGTCGTCGCCTGCATCCGCGCCGAGGCCTCGCGCCACGCGCTGCTCGGGATCGCCGCCGAATGA
- a CDS encoding ABC transporter permease: protein MGRYLAIRFGRAALTIVLVVTFAFVVLRLSGDPALMILGPEAPPEVLAAFRKAWGLDDPIWFQYLDYFGAIAKGELGRSMRDGRPAIELVLERIPATLALTLPAFFFKVVLGIPAGIYAALHRGSAIDRAVMMTAVAGFTVPSFVLALLLVLVFAVQLGWLPSGGQDSWRHAILPIVTLSLGGAAVLARFTRSAMLEVLGQPYIRTASAKGVPWRKVVTSHALPNAAIPTVTILGFMVGTLIAGAVVVESVFSWPGVGRLLVVAVANRDLAVVQCILLLVAMTMVTSNLVVDFLYGFLDPRLRAKGAHA, encoded by the coding sequence ATGGGACGCTATCTCGCCATTCGCTTCGGCCGCGCCGCGCTCACCATCGTGCTCGTCGTCACCTTCGCCTTCGTCGTGCTTCGACTCTCCGGCGATCCCGCGTTGATGATCTTGGGACCCGAGGCGCCGCCCGAGGTGCTCGCGGCGTTCCGAAAGGCCTGGGGCCTCGATGACCCCATCTGGTTTCAGTATCTGGATTACTTCGGCGCCATCGCCAAGGGCGAGCTCGGCCGCTCCATGCGCGACGGACGGCCCGCGATCGAGCTGGTGCTGGAGCGCATCCCGGCGACCCTGGCGCTGACGCTGCCGGCATTCTTCTTCAAGGTCGTGCTCGGCATCCCCGCCGGCATCTACGCCGCGCTGCATCGCGGATCGGCCATCGACCGCGCCGTGATGATGACCGCGGTCGCCGGCTTCACCGTCCCGAGTTTTGTCCTCGCGCTGCTCCTGGTGCTGGTTTTCGCCGTGCAACTCGGCTGGCTGCCGTCGGGCGGACAGGACAGCTGGCGTCACGCGATCCTGCCCATCGTGACGCTGAGCCTCGGCGGCGCCGCGGTGCTGGCGCGCTTCACCCGCAGCGCGATGCTGGAGGTGCTGGGCCAGCCCTATATCCGCACGGCGTCCGCCAAGGGCGTGCCGTGGCGCAAGGTGGTGACCTCGCACGCGCTGCCGAACGCGGCGATCCCGACCGTCACCATTCTCGGTTTCATGGTGGGCACGCTGATCGCGGGCGCGGTGGTGGTCGAGAGCGTGTTTTCCTGGCCGGGAGTAGGGCGGCTGCTGGTCGTCGCCGTCGCCAACCGCGATCTTGCCGTCGTGCAATGCATCCTGCTGCTGGTCGCAATGACGATGGTCACCTCCAATTTGGTGGTCGATTTCCTCTACGGCTTCCTCGATCCGCGCCTGCGCGCCAAAGGAGCGCACGCATGA
- a CDS encoding Spy/CpxP family protein refolding chaperone gives MINPAPSARLHLRRWLALGAVLTLLLGAAAVAHAQGLVKGVQDGAAAGNKAAGPVGGVLGGAIGGVVGVFTGVLGVGNNGNQAPAAKDAGKDAKQQGAAKDKDAKDKDAKGAKAGKGAKASKEAKNAPNQGKDNKDVTVLTQPGAPQQSAEQIVANSDSYIERIKTQLNLTADQEKHWYGFSSAMHYLGHNGAERLNLRVARAKRDPPDDIIEQMRNEAQFLIDRAADQRNVADAAEPLFSSLDDKQKQVFIQEMVRLSHERGLD, from the coding sequence ATGATCAACCCGGCGCCGTCAGCGCGGCTCCACTTGCGGCGATGGCTCGCGCTGGGGGCCGTGCTTACGCTGCTGCTCGGTGCGGCCGCAGTGGCCCATGCTCAAGGCTTGGTCAAAGGCGTTCAGGACGGCGCTGCGGCCGGAAACAAGGCAGCAGGTCCGGTCGGTGGCGTGCTCGGCGGTGCAATCGGCGGCGTGGTCGGCGTCTTCACCGGCGTGCTCGGCGTCGGCAACAATGGCAATCAGGCCCCGGCCGCCAAGGATGCCGGCAAGGATGCCAAGCAGCAGGGCGCGGCCAAGGACAAGGATGCCAAAGACAAGGATGCAAAGGGCGCCAAAGCGGGCAAGGGCGCCAAGGCGAGCAAGGAGGCCAAGAACGCACCTAATCAAGGCAAGGACAATAAGGACGTCACGGTCCTCACCCAGCCCGGCGCGCCGCAGCAGAGCGCGGAACAGATCGTCGCCAACAGCGATTCCTATATCGAGCGGATCAAGACCCAGCTGAACCTCACGGCTGATCAGGAGAAGCACTGGTACGGCTTCTCCAGCGCAATGCACTACCTGGGACATAATGGTGCGGAGCGGCTCAACTTGCGGGTTGCGCGCGCCAAGCGGGATCCACCCGACGACATCATCGAGCAGATGCGCAACGAGGCGCAGTTCCTGATCGATCGCGCCGCCGATCAGCGCAATGTCGCCGACGCCGCCGAGCCGCTGTTTTCGAGCCTCGATGACAAGCAGAAGCAGGTCTTCATTCAGGAGATGGTGCGGCTGAGCCACGAGCGAGGATTGGATTGA
- a CDS encoding GrlR family regulatory protein, with protein sequence MSAGDEAKAAEARVVNGLYIFDIEMRDGKRGQARGVVVLCDGRIMGGDSYFYYTGTYTFRNGKWRGDLIVNQHTEAVGRTLAFGGREVTCGFSGDYSAGGAEVEGMALVGKTSVTFTARLTLKDAM encoded by the coding sequence ATGTCGGCCGGGGATGAGGCGAAAGCGGCGGAGGCCAGGGTCGTCAACGGCCTCTACATCTTCGACATCGAAATGCGCGACGGCAAGCGCGGGCAGGCCAGGGGCGTGGTCGTGCTCTGCGACGGACGCATCATGGGCGGCGACAGCTATTTCTACTACACCGGCACCTACACCTTCCGGAACGGCAAGTGGCGTGGCGACTTGATCGTCAACCAGCACACCGAAGCAGTCGGCCGAACGCTGGCGTTCGGTGGCAGGGAGGTCACCTGCGGTTTCTCGGGTGACTATTCCGCCGGCGGCGCCGAGGTCGAAGGCATGGCGCTGGTCGGCAAGACCAGCGTGACGTTCACGGCAAGACTGACGCTAAAAGATGCAATGTGA
- a CDS encoding sugar phosphate isomerase/epimerase family protein produces MSKPVLGAALSIKSIPAHRDWLLDRQRDLEIQDFFRADLLDGDWRSTAGEIKQMLSGHTGRLGIHGPFWGFKIDSHDPMIRQAVTKRLIQGLDAAEFLGATQMVIHSPFTTWDHNNLDLYPDNRGNIVERVKATLAEVIARAETIGCEIVIENIEDKDPRDRVRLAKALESAKVRVSLDTGHANYAHISTAAPPVDYYVETAGDMLTHVHLQDTDGFADRHWAPGEGNIPWVAVFRALGRLNSNPRLILELRNHDDVRAGAAHLAALGLAE; encoded by the coding sequence ATGTCGAAGCCGGTGCTGGGCGCAGCATTGTCCATCAAATCCATCCCCGCGCATCGCGACTGGCTTCTCGATCGGCAGCGCGATCTCGAGATCCAGGATTTCTTCCGCGCCGATCTTCTCGACGGCGACTGGCGCAGCACTGCCGGCGAGATCAAGCAGATGCTCTCCGGTCATACCGGCCGGCTCGGCATCCACGGTCCGTTCTGGGGCTTCAAGATCGACAGCCACGATCCCATGATCCGCCAGGCCGTGACCAAGCGCCTGATCCAGGGCCTTGATGCCGCCGAATTCCTCGGCGCGACGCAGATGGTGATCCATTCGCCGTTCACGACCTGGGACCACAACAATCTCGATCTCTATCCTGACAATCGCGGCAATATCGTCGAGCGCGTCAAGGCGACGCTCGCAGAGGTGATCGCGCGCGCCGAGACGATCGGCTGCGAAATCGTCATCGAAAACATCGAGGACAAGGATCCGCGTGACCGGGTGCGCCTCGCCAAGGCGCTCGAAAGCGCCAAGGTCCGCGTCTCGCTCGACACCGGACATGCCAACTATGCCCACATCTCCACCGCCGCGCCGCCGGTCGACTATTACGTCGAGACCGCTGGCGACATGCTCACGCATGTGCATCTGCAGGACACCGACGGCTTTGCCGACCGGCACTGGGCGCCCGGCGAAGGCAACATTCCCTGGGTCGCCGTATTCCGTGCTCTCGGGCGGCTGAATTCCAACCCGCGGCTGATCCTCGAACTCCGCAACCACGATGACGTCCGCGCCGGTGCTGCCCATCTCGCAGCGCTCGGTCTCGCCGAATAA
- a CDS encoding alpha/beta fold hydrolase — MAMVSKQSGAKGSVPDDPLLWPFAAARLAMDSCFWWLERGPAEQDESTLSWTTPSTVALELPTMRLRDCSQTRSGQPALVCAPYALHRALIADFAPGHSVVQSLQTGGIDRVYLTDWRSATPDMRYFSIDSYLADLNVAIDEIGAPVDLIGLCQGGWLSLLYAARFPAKVRRLVLVGAPVDLSIESSLCRLTRNAPEMVYDQLVARGGGNVRGEEMLHFWSKAPNRDDIITALQRDLSDAEGAALLARFERWNAETLDLPGKYYLEIVHRIFRENQIAGSSFVALGRTVDPKDVKAPVFLLAGLDDEVVPAAQALATAALLGTPPAFIAAASEPSNHLGLFMGARTHAHAWPRIAEWLRGDLSGVLARSA; from the coding sequence ATGGCCATGGTGAGCAAACAGAGCGGTGCAAAGGGGTCCGTCCCTGACGACCCGCTGCTGTGGCCGTTTGCAGCCGCGCGCCTCGCCATGGACAGCTGCTTCTGGTGGCTGGAGCGCGGTCCGGCGGAGCAGGACGAGAGCACCTTGTCCTGGACGACCCCGAGCACCGTGGCGCTCGAACTGCCGACGATGCGCTTGCGCGATTGCTCGCAGACGCGGTCCGGCCAGCCGGCGCTGGTCTGTGCGCCCTATGCGCTGCATCGGGCACTGATCGCCGATTTTGCTCCCGGTCACAGCGTGGTGCAGTCACTGCAGACCGGCGGTATCGACCGGGTCTATCTCACCGATTGGCGTTCAGCGACGCCGGATATGCGCTATTTCTCGATCGACAGCTATCTCGCCGATCTCAACGTCGCCATCGACGAGATCGGCGCGCCGGTCGATCTGATCGGCCTGTGCCAGGGTGGCTGGCTGTCGCTGCTTTATGCGGCGCGCTTTCCGGCCAAGGTGCGGCGGCTGGTGCTGGTCGGCGCTCCCGTGGATTTGTCGATCGAGTCCTCGTTGTGCCGGCTCACCCGCAACGCGCCCGAGATGGTCTACGACCAGCTCGTCGCACGCGGCGGCGGCAATGTCCGCGGCGAGGAGATGCTCCACTTCTGGTCCAAGGCGCCGAACCGCGACGACATCATAACGGCATTGCAGAGAGATCTGTCGGACGCGGAGGGGGCGGCGCTGCTCGCGCGTTTCGAGCGCTGGAACGCCGAGACGCTCGATCTGCCGGGCAAGTATTATCTGGAGATCGTCCACCGGATTTTCCGGGAAAACCAGATCGCCGGCAGCAGTTTCGTTGCTCTTGGCCGCACGGTCGATCCGAAGGACGTCAAGGCGCCGGTCTTCCTGCTGGCCGGGCTCGACGACGAGGTCGTGCCGGCTGCGCAGGCGCTCGCCACCGCGGCTCTCCTCGGCACGCCGCCGGCTTTCATCGCGGCGGCGTCCGAGCCGAGCAATCACCTCGGCCTGTTCATGGGTGCGCGCACCCACGCGCACGCCTGGCCGCGGATTGCAGAATGGCTGCGCGGCGATTTGTCCGGCGTGCTGGCCCGCAGCGCCTGA